The following coding sequences lie in one Rutidosis leptorrhynchoides isolate AG116_Rl617_1_P2 chromosome 4, CSIRO_AGI_Rlap_v1, whole genome shotgun sequence genomic window:
- the LOC139839701 gene encoding E3 ubiquitin-protein ligase HOS1-like: MDEGTTIHLDSDIRNAAAARPTTSNLSLQPNYSCRKVQEALEHLASIDLIELCNEAKVEHCRATRDLRSCGRCVQSVLNSCGHASLCEECSQRCDACPICRIPVPKTGNRISLRLFYECIEAGLISKRYDDRFQEKDGEKQLTADVERLYSFFDVALENNLLSLICHYITDVCMDESAVSSDPVVALLLDEVVVKDWCKRTFKNIVAELQPIYTLNNEEIKERSSVLHKFTVRLSSISTVLEELESFFKDSISAQLHDICHLQESILKTKQHTEMMIWYTRHQFLEGLYRHDSISSWRSDIRERKSMAIKRAWPSSTTSSADNAMLFIDDALSNLDSQNEYAADREYDMEIASLHKDGGLSFSRVRLEGMVGSYPFESLRSAIDILFLCGSSDLVVAKHAILIYYLFDRLWKIPDEKWRFCVDDFSATFNIARHSILESFTFYLLDDPSDEALKEACYLLPEISGPNTHPKVAQVLLERENPYTALMVLRWSGSDNGTELVSLNEAVTAVRVRVECGLLIEAFMYQRAVCTKAKKKKARHEMHDDDDDDWLEVLVTEICLLCIRRNLVDRIIGLPWDADEEKHLHKCLLDCALEEPFSNTGSLLVVFYLQRYRYVEAYQVDQKLQSIEKDFVSMNSVDEGTVTRMNSTQRWRAGIVDKSIQLLPEVEQQKVKSGQITETAPSENYNNTSEKHSFPEAQGLSHVNSSLLFRMGDEARSPKSNISEYGTPLISLMNPLNDTDKGMGMYKSISKNFNFDDISSTPLKENRGSSRIRKNNYFQHDQNKSIDQLSSTSPYYGNFASNIEDSPSSIGGLFGSSRFDGTLKASGKSTRASRLGRDLKEASADFMDMSWSNKDERLPVQTNMNSGPRWRSDDTGDYEDQQSPDRLIERNTPSRGFRRISRHTRR, from the exons ATGGACGAAGGAACCACCATACATTTGGATTCCGATATCCGTAACGCCGCCGCAGCAAGACCTACCACTAGTAATCTCTCACTTCAACCTAACTACAGCTGTCGCAAAgttcag GAAGCACTAGAACACTTGGCATCTATAGATCTGATAGAATTGTGTAATGAAGCAAAAGTTGAGCATTGTAGGGCTACAAGGGACTTAAGAAGTTGTGGACGATGTGTTCAAAGCGTGTTGAATTCGTGCGGCCATGCTTCTTTATGTGAAGAGTGTAGTCAGCGTTGTGATGCTTGCCCGATATGCCGAATTCCTGTTCCAAAAACTGGGAATAGAATATCTCTTCGCTTATTTTACGAGTGTATTGAGGCTGGTCTCATATCTAAGAGATATGATGACAGGTTTCAAGAAAAAGATGGGGAGAAACAACTAACAGCTGATGTTGAAAGACTATATTCGTTTTTTGATGTTGCCTTGGAGAACAATTTGTTATCCCTGATCTGCCACT ATATAACAGATGTTTGTATGGATGAAAGTGCTGTTTCTAGTGACCCAGTTGTTGCTTTGTTGCTGGATGAAGTGGTTGTTAAAGACTGGTGCAAGAGGACATTTAAAAATATTGTTGCTGAACTTCAGCCTATCT ATACTCTTAATAATGAGGAGATTAAAGAAAGGTCAAGTGTGCTTCATAAGTTTACAGTGAGGCTAAGCTCCATATCAACTGTCCTAGAGGAATTAGAATCTTTTTTTAAGGATTCCATTTCTGCACAGCTTCATGATATATGTCACCTACAGGAAAGCATACTGAAGACAAAGCAG CATACAGAGATGATGATTTGGTATACAAGGCATCAATTTCTTGAAGGTTTATATCGGCATGATAGTATCTCCTCATGGCGTTCTGATATCCGTGAGAGAAAATCTATGGCAATCAAACGTGCGTGGCCGTCCTCAACTACCTCAAGTGCAGATAACGCGATGTTGTTCATTGATGATGCTTTATCGAATCTTGATTCACAAAATGAGTATGCAGCTGATAGGGAATATGATATGGAGATTGCATCTTTGCATAAAGATGGAGGATTATCATTTTCTCGAGTCAGACTAGAGGGGATGGTCGGAAGCTATCCTTTTGAAAGCTTGCGGTCTGCTATTGACATTCTCTTTCTATGTGGAAGTTCAGATCTGGTTGTAGCAAAACATGCAATT CTGATATATTATCTGTTCGATCGACTTTGGAAAATTCCTGACGAGAAGTGGAGATTCTGTGTTGATGACTTTTCTGCTACATTCAATATAGCGAGACATTCAATATTGGAATCATTTACATTTTATCTTCTTGATGACCCTAGTGATGAGGCCCTGAAG GAAGCTTGTTATCTTCTCCCAGAGATCTCGGGTCCCAATACACATCCAAAGGTGGCACAAGTTCTGTTAGAAAGAGAAAATCCTTACACAGCTTTAATGGTTTTAAGGTGGTCAGGGAGTGATAATGGAACTGAGCTGGTCTCACTTAATGAGGCTGTAACTGCTGTTCGAGTGAGAGTTGAATGTGGGCTTCTTATTGAAGCGTTTATGTATCAACGAGCAGTTTGCACAAAAGCTAAGAAAAAGAAAGCAAGACATGaaatgcatgatgatgatgatgatgattggttgGAGGTTCTTGTAACAGAAATTTGTCTTCTTTGTATACGGAGGAATTTGGTCGACCGAATTATTGGGTTACCGTGGGATGCGGATGAGGAAAAACATCTACATAAGTGTCTTTTGGATTGTGCTTTGGAAGAACCTTTTTCAAACACAGGAAGTCTTCTTGTTGTGTTCTATTTACAG AGGTATCGATACGTGGAAGCATATCAAGTTGATCAGAAGCTCCAAAGTATTGAGAAGGACTTTGTTTCCATGAATTCTGTTGATGAAGGTACAGTAACAAGAATGAATTCTACACAACGTTGGAGAGCAGGAATCGTT GACAAAAGTATACAACTACTCCCTGAAGTTGAACAACAAAAGGTGAAAAGTGGTCAAATTACTGAAACAGCCCCTTCAGAGAATTACAACAATACTTCAGAAAAACATAGTTTTCCAGAAGCACAAGGCCTTTCTCATGTTAACTCTTCTCTTCTTTTTCGAATGGGTGATGAAGCCCGTTCACCAAAATCAAATATTAGTGAATATGGTACTCCTTTAATTTCACTAATGAATCCCCTTAATGATACTGATAAAGGGATGGGCATGTACAAATCCATCAGTAAAAACTTCAACTTTGATGATATATCTAGTACACCGTTAAAAGAAAACAGAGGTTCTTCAAGGATCAGGAAGAACAATTATTTCCAACATGACCAGAATAAGTCAATCGATCAGCTTTCGAGTACTAGTCCATATTATGGAAATTTTGCATCTAATATTGAAGATTCACCGAGTAGTATTGGTGGCTTATTTGGGTCATCCCGTTTCGATGGGACCTTGAAAGCTTCTGGTAAATCTACACGAGCTAGCAGACTTGGTAGAGATTTAAAGGAGGCTTCAGCTGATTTTATGGACATGTCTTGGAG CAACAAAGATGAGAGGCTTCCTGTGCAGACAAATATGAACAGTGGACCGAGATGGAGATCAGATGATACGGGTGATTACGAAGATCAACAGAGCCCCGATAGACTTATTGAACGCAACACTCCCTCAAGAGGattcagaagaatcagcaggcacACCCGAAGATAA
- the LOC139839712 gene encoding transcription factor MYBS3-like, producing the protein MTRRCSHCSNNGHNSRTCPNRGVKLFGVRITDGSIRKSASMGNLSHYTGSGSSSNFLNGFSGGGGGNDLDSPGDTPDHNAAADGYGSEDFVAGSSSGRERKKGVPWTEEEHRMFLLGLQKLGKGDWRGIARNYVITRTPTQVASHAQKYFIRQTNMSRRKRRSSLFDIVADDSPDTQMISNDYPAGNPSQLEALSINNPLTIPTTLEEEECESMDSANSSTVDLHNDPLNAPSNLEGSQCLYPVMVPAYIPQLIPVIPYWPGLMSGQDQSSSGKTETHEVLKPTAVHSKSPINVDDLVGMSKLTLGESIGDGAPTSLKLVGGGLSRQSAFHENNPGPRTSKIDSNHNPIHAL; encoded by the exons ATGACCAGGCGATGTTCTCATTGCAGCAACAATGGTCATAATTCTAGAACATGCCCTAATCGTGGTGTTAAGTTATTTGGGGTCCGGATTACTGATGGGTCGATTCGAAAGAGTGCTAGTATGGGTAACTTGAGTCATTATACTGGATCCGGTAGCAGCAGCAACTTTTTGAATGGCTTTTCCGgcggtggtggtggtaatgatcttgATTCGCCGGGTGATACGCCGGATCATAACGCCGCTGCAGACGGGTACGGGTCGGAGGACTTTGTTGCCGGGTCGTCTTCTGGCCGTGAAAGGAAAAAAG GTGTACCATGGACAGAGGAAGAACATAGGATGTTTCTATTAGGTTTACAAAAGCTTGGAAAAGGCGATTGGCGAGGTATAGCAAGAAACTATGTAATTACAAGAACACCAACTCAAGTTGCAAGTCATGCCCAAAAATATTTTATCAGACAAACCAATATGTCTAGGAGAAAGAGACGGTCCAGCCTCTTCGATATTGTTGCTGATGAT TCCCCAGATACACAAATGATTTCCAATGATTACCCTGCTGGGAACCCATCACAATTAGAGGCTCTATCCATCAACAACCCATTGACCATACCGACAACATTAGAGGAAGAAGAATGCGAGTCAATGGATTCTGCAAACTCGAGTACAGTTGATCTACACAACGACCCATTAAACGCACCGTCAAATCTTGAGGGTTCACAATGCTTGTATCCGGTTATGGTCCCAGCATACATACCTCAACTTATACCTGTTATCCCGTATTGGCCTGGACTAATGTCGGGTCAAGATCAATCTTCATCAGGCAAAACAGAGACGCATGAAGTACTTAAGCCAACAGCTGTTCATTCAAAGAGCCCAATTAACGTGGATGATCTTGTCGGGATGTCAAAGCTAACATTAGGGGAATCAATTGGTGATGGTGCACCGACATCACTGAAACTAGTTGGTGGTGGACTGAGTCGGCAATCTGCATTTCATGAGAATAATCCTGGTCCGAGAACATCTAAGATCGATTCGAACCACAATCCTATCCATGCACTCTAG